Genomic window (Diabrotica undecimpunctata isolate CICGRU chromosome 6, icDiaUnde3, whole genome shotgun sequence):
AAGGCTGACCACTCACTATCAGGTACTGCTGAACAGTTACGCCTGATAACATAGTTAATCAAacttacatttttacataatttaaaattaaaataaaatgagccacaaatacttttaatttgattgatagtaattattttttaaattgattacCATTAATATAAAGTTGCCTGAGAAAAAATAGTggcaaattagggttgccagctgttaaaaacgtaAAGTATCTacgataaagtaaaatagagtagACACACAACAACACTGatttgacaagtgataatatgtatattattataatatatatgtattgaCACATGGTTTAAAAACTCACCCAACTGACACTTCAAACCAGTATTGCCAGTATTGTATTACCAATCATAGCGCACTGGCTgtcttttactttatctttaataTCTTACATTTTTAACAGTTAGCAACACTAATTTGcaaccattttttctcaggcaaccttatatcatcatatcaagaaaaaagtttagtaaaaaattttaatttgatataaaaacatgcatatatttcatgagcagcgtattttatttgaaaaataaatgaatgaaataaaatgtttcaaTTCACTCATTATGTAAAATTCTCATTAAATACCTCATTGCTAGCCGGCAACGGTGTACTAAGCagataaaagtaaatttatttttctcctaCTAAAATCCCAAATATCGCGATTAGTAGCGAAAAATAATTTACGGTTTGTTTACATATATATGTGAATTTAAAACGGCTTCGTAATACAGCAGTGAGAAATTTCTGGAAAAAAAAACTAGCTttcattcaaaataattttatgcaaagaactGCACTCCCCATAAATGTCCGATAATTACTGTCGGTCATGTCatcggtgtatttttatgccgcttcgcactgtgaaagaaggcgttgcttaaaattttacaactcttcaggggaataatgctttgttgccacacataaattacttaaatcaatgttctttgttaactaattaagtaattgataaaatcgatggtgactgcctctcacttctattcaaacaagtgttatctttgttccacatactgaataacgtatacggtagttgaaaatttgccgaatcggtatatatatatataaactgttttggatgggttggagtcaataaaagcggctatttgttaattattttttactcgagctttcaattgtgtttacaattaatATCAAGAGcttctaaaaaatacaaaatatcttacaaagttgaataAAAAATTGGTTATGTGGTATAATGAAGTAACTGACTAAAGTTTTTCATAATTATATTCGTCGCTTATATCTACGTCACTTTGATACGTGTCACAATCGGGGGCATTTAAAGATGACTCAAATAGCAGACCTTTCACATATGCTGGTAAATCTTTCTCTTCTGATCTTTCCATGTGCTGGAAGCTCGATATAAGTGGGTCTTCGAAAAAGCACCTAGAAGTATTACTTTACTatggtttttttttgtattacttttctGTCCATGTTTCAGAATGAGTTAGTCCACTGTCACTGTGAAACGCGACCATTCTGCTGCTCTTATTTGTTTATCGATACTGATTACTATACGCACTAATATGCAGTATTATCACAAAAAATAGCATTACAAGGTTTACATTGCACTtgggtttttctccagtgtgcaacgtcaaatgtgttttcaaatgcgATTTCTGGGGAAACTGCCTAAAACAAATTTTGCACATGTAAGGATTTTCCGCAGTGTGAACTATTTTGTGTCCATCCGATTTGGACGAAAAATGTAAACGAgttgtatatttttcaaattttcattctGTAACGCGATTTGGCATAGttttctggggggggggggagTGGTAACGCTGAACAagtttttatattacaaaaaaagaGCAATCAGAACTCTACTTGAAATACAGGGATTCATGTAGAGGTAATTTCAAAAAACTAAACATACTAACAATGGCTGGAACATACATATGAATGCttacttttcatttttaaaaatagacatAAATTCTTGAAACACATAACAAACCATAATTCTAATACACGAAACAATCTCATAAACTATAATATACCAATACACAGACTAACAGCATCTGAGAAAACCACAGAATATGCCTgtattaaattctttaataaattGCCTTATAGCATCAAAATAGAAactgacataaataaatatagaaagtcTGTTCAACAGTTGCTCATACACCTTGAACCGTACAAAGTGGAAGAATACCTTCAAGCTGACCTGCAGGGAGACTGAGGGCTCTTATCTGAATCTAAATGTCACTGTTATTAtccttatattttaatattacttttatgttaagTGTAGGTTGTTACAGCAACCATTACAAATTATAATTGACACCATTCTCTCTATTGACTATTTATATTTGTGTGTAACTTGTGAATCCTGAGAATAAagcttttttctattctattcatcCAAAGAAGTTTTCTTAGTAAACAGCttaaatttcgcacttgtaaggtttttctatAATGTGCAATctaaaatgtgttttcaaattacttttttgagaaaactgctttaaacaaatatCGCACTTCGCACTTGTAAggattttctccagtgtgaactattTTGTGTACATCCAAAGCAGTTTTCTGAGTAaacagcttaaaacaaatttcacactttgtaaggtttttctccagtgtgcaatctaaGATGTGTTTTCAAACTATTtttctgagaaaactgcttaaaacaaatttcgcacttgtaaggtttttctccagtgtgcaatctaaaatgtattttcaaaatacttttccgagaaaactgcttaaaacaaatgtcacacttgtaaggattttctccagtgtgaactattTTGTGATCATCCAAAGCAGTTTTATAAGTAaacagcttaaaacaaatttcacacttgtaaggtttttctccagtgtgcaatctaaaatgtattttcaaaatacttttccgagaaaactgcttaaaacaaatttcacacttgtaaggattttctccagtgtgaactattTTGTGATCATCCAAAGCAGTTTTATAAGTAaacagcttaaaacaaatttcacacttgtaaggtttttctccagtgtgcaatctaaGGTGTGTTTTCAAACTATTtttctgagaaaactgcttaaaacaaatttcacacctgtaaggtttttctccagtgtgcaatctaaGGTGTGTTTTCAAACTATTtttctgagaaaactgcttaaaacaaatttcacacctgtaaggtttttctccagtgtgcaatctaaGGTGTGTTTTCAAACTATTTTTCTGAGAAAAccgctttaaacaaatttcgcacttgtaaggattttctccagtgtgaactattTTGTGCTTATCCAAAGAAGTTttttgagaaaactgcttaaaacaaatttcacacttgtaaggtttttctccagtgtgcaatctaaaatgtattttcaaaatacttttccgagaaaactgcttaaaacaaatttcgcacttgtaaggattttctccagtgtgcaatcttaaatgcgtttttaaattacatttctgagaaaactgcttTAAGCAAATATCGCACTTGTAAggattttctccagtgtgaactattTTGTGGTCATCCAAAGAATTTTTATGAGTAaacagcttaaaacaaattttacacttgtaaggtttttctccagtgtgcaatctaagatgtgttttcaaattatttttctgaGAAAACTTCGTAAAACAAAATTCGCAATTGTAAGATTGTTCTCCTGTGTGAACTAACATGTGTTTGTTTGATGACCTATGGACCagttgcttaaaacaaatttcacattttgttcttttttcttcAACAAGTTGGCTCGTAGGTGATTCTTTATTACATGAACATACCCATATTGTTTTCATAATTTCTGATGTGTTGTCTTCTTCAAGAAAGCCTGAAATAAAaagcaatatatattttttatgttaaggaAAAATTTAGTGCAATATACTAATCccaatatatatttaatattctgTGCGCACATATCAACTAGTAGGTACATAATAGTCATTAGTATATACTAGGCATTTTTATGTATAGATTATTACTCATTAATTATCATTATATATAAAAGAGAAATTTTATTAATTCGAATTTTGTTTTCCCATTAAGGAATATTATGTAATCTCTCTTTAGTTTAGATACATTTTTACAGAATACGTTGAACATTGTTTTGAACAAATTTTATATGGTTTATTATTACATGCACATTCCCATATATTCTTAATGCATGATTTTTTACTGGACTTGGTCAACAATGGCATGTACTCCACGAAGCTGTGGAAGAAATCTCATGTCATCGCTCTACTCATATCTCGAAAGGATCCATCGGAAGCTAAAAGTTATCGCCCGATCTCGGGCTACACCACCTTTTCAAAATCATCGAGAGTATAGACCCAAATCGCATTCCAGCAACCATAGACGAAACTCTTGATCCGGGAACAAAGCTGGGTACGGCATTCGTGGACCTTTCCATCAGCGTATGACACCGTAAATCGTAAAACACTTGTCTCCAAAGCGTACAAAATGTTAAAAGATATCAAATTAACCAACTTTATACATTCCTTCGACATTAATTTATAAacgtcaatatatatatatatatatatatatatatatatatatatacatatatatatatatatatatatatatatatatatatatatatatatatatatatatatatatacaatagcactaaaggccttagaggcccatggcttaaaacgtttgttctttcttcattttcgcttttctttatgtactgagatcttctctggctcgatatgtgatttttctccattccttcttgttattcatttttcttttctggccttgtagtccaatttcttccatatctttttctacctcctgattccatctattttttggccttcgttttctcttttttaaagttatagtgtagttcattaccctttttgaagtcctcgtgttcggcatcctttctaggtgacctcgccatcttagtctctgtgcctttatgactcctattatgttaggttgattatataatttctttaactcatcatttgatcttcttatccataaaccgtcccttattattcctccatatatcttcctcaggattttcctttcccatatctccagtaaattttgttcattttttgtcattgtccatgtctcactgcagtacgttactattggttgtatagttgttttgtataactgtatttttgcctttcttgataaaaacttgcttttcaacattccactaagagcatgtacacttctattgcctgccattattctagcttgtatttcttctttaatgttaggtttgcgtgatattattgtacctaggtatgtaaatctttctaccatttcgaattcgtatgataatctttcttctacttctactttaaacttttgtccatccctgaactgatcatctgtccactgcatacattttgttttagtttcatttatgtaaagtcccattttctttgctgcttttactattctctgtactatctcctgtagctctttttttcctcttgccagcaacactatatcatccgcaaatgccaaaacttggtgtcttttatgatataggagtccttctctattgattttcgcttctcgcattattttttctaggcataaattgaagagtaatgatgacaaaggatcgccctaccttaa
Coding sequences:
- the LOC140443733 gene encoding uncharacterized protein isoform X3, coding for MEVKAEIKDEFVEDDLRYIKNQLSTSLNLDDLGNEPEDGSVRAVKAEIREEFSEGDSKYIKRQLSPSPNLGVLKNEPVEYNSGFLEEDNTSEIMKTIWVCSCNKESPTSQLVEEKRTKCEICFKQLVHRSSNKHMQFPQKSHLKTHLTLHTGEKPKCNVNLVMLFFVIILHISAYSNQYR
- the LOC140443733 gene encoding uncharacterized protein isoform X1; amino-acid sequence: MEVKAEIKDEFVEDDLRYIKNQLSTSLNLDDLGNEPEDGSVRAVKAEIREEFSEGDSKYIKRQLSPSPNLGVLKNEPVEYNSGFLEEDNTSEIMKTIWVCSCNKESPTSQLVEEKRTKCEICFKQLVHRSSNKHMLVHTGEQSYNCEFCFTKFSQKNNLKTHLRLHTGEKPYKCKICFKLFTHKNSLDDHKIVHTGENPYKCDICLKQFSQKCNLKTHLRLHTGENPYKCEICFKQFSRKSILKIHFRLHTGEKPYKCEICFKQFSQKTSLDKHKIVHTGENPYKCEICLKRFSQKNSLKTHLRLHTGEKPYRCEICFKQFSQKNSLKTHLRLHTGEKPYRCEICFKQFSQKNSLKTHLRLHTGEKPYKCEICFKLFTYKTALDDHKIVHTGENPYKCEICFKQFSRKSILKIHFRLHTGEKPYKCEICFKLFTYKTALDDHKIVHTGENPYKCDICFKQFSRKSILKIHFRLHTGEKPYKCEICFKQFSQKNSLKTHLRLHTGEKPYKV